One genomic region from Salvia hispanica cultivar TCC Black 2014 chromosome 2, UniMelb_Shisp_WGS_1.0, whole genome shotgun sequence encodes:
- the LOC125205295 gene encoding linoleate 13S-lipoxygenase 3-1, chloroplastic-like: MALARELMGSSLMEKSPFLASASSTRLLLSQKRSRSFLPLEGRKVQVAIRKSTTTPVAAISEDLDLVKVVPEKAVKFKVRAVLTVRNKNKEDFKETLVKHLDAFTDRIGRNVVLELISTDFDPKTKSPKKSREAVLKDWSKKSNLKTEKVNYTAEFEVDSNFGIPGAITVANKHQKEFFLESIMVEGFACGPVNFPCNSWVQPKKDRSGKRIFFTNKPYLPHETPEGLKALREKELRELRGDGQGERKLSDRVYDFDVYNDLGNPDKGIDFARPILGGEKIPYPRRCRTGRPPTDTDMNSESRVEKPLPTYVPRDEQFEESKMHAFTTGRLKAVLHNLIPSLMASISANNKDFKGFSDIDSLYSEGLLLKLGLHDEIMNKIPLPKAVSTIQEGGLLKYNLPKIVSKDKYAWLRDDEFARQAIAGVNPVTIERLQSYPPVSKLDPEIYGPQESALKEEHIAGQLNGMTIQEALDASKLFIIDYHDIYLPFIDKINALDGRKTYATRTVFFLTDAGTLKPIAIELSLEPSSLRPKRVVTPPVDATSYWMWQLAKSHVCSNDAGVHQLVNHWLRTHAALEPFILAAHRQMSAMHPIFKLLDPHMRYTLEINGLARQSLLSMDGVIESCFTPGRYCMEISAAAYSSVWRFDQESLPADLIRRGMAVPDPTQPHGLKLVIEDYPYASDGLMIWAAIENWVRNYVNHYYPDSAQVCNDKELQAWYAESINVGHADLRHEDWWPTLANPEDLISILTTLIWLASAQHAALNFGQYPYGGYVPNRPPLMRRLIPEENDPEYAVFLSDPQKYFFCALPSLLQATKFMAVVDTLSTHSPDEEYLGERQHQSIWSCDAEVIEAFYEFSAEIGRIEKEIKKRNSNPGLRNRCGAGVLPYELLVPSSEPGVTCRGVPNSVSI; encoded by the exons ATGGCGCTAGCTCGAGAGCTAATGGGCTCGTCTCTAATGGAGAAATCGCCGTTTCTCGCTTCAGCTTCTTCAACGAGGCTGCTTCTGAGCCAGAAACGGAGCCGGTCCTTTCTGCCCTTGGAGGGGAGGAAGGTACAAGTGGCGATACGGAAGAGTACAACAACCCCTGTTGCGGCGATCAGCGAGGATCTGGATTTGGTGAAAGTGGTGCCGGAAAAGGCCGTGAAGTTCAAAGTCAGGGCGGTTTTGACTGTTAGGAACAAGAATAAGGAGGATTTTAAGGAGACTTTGGTCAAACATTTGGATGCTTTCACTGACAGGATTGGGAGAAATGTTGTTTTGGAGCTCATCAGCACTGATTTTGATCCAA AAACAAAATCTCCAAAGAAGAGCAGAGAAGCTGTGTTGAAGGACTGGTCAAAGAAGTCAAACCTCAAAACTGAGAAAGTGAATTACACAGCAGAGTTTGAGGTGGATTCAAATTTTGGGATTCCTGGTGCAATTACAGTTGCCAATAAGCACCAAAAGGAGTTCTTTTTGGAGAGTATTATGGTTGAAGGATTTGCATGTGGCCCTGTTAATTTCCCCTGCAATTCTTGGGTTCAGCCCAAGAAAGATCGTTCTGGGAAAAGAATTTTCTTCACTAATAAG CCATATTTGCCACATGAAACACCAGAGGGATTAAAGGCTCTAAGAGAGAAGGAGCTGAGAGAATTGAGAGGTGATGGACAAGGTGAAAGAAAACTGTCTGATAGAGTGTATGACTTTGATGTGTACAATGATCTCGGCAATCCCGACAAGGGGATTGATTTCGCTCGACCGATTCTTGGCGGAGAGAAGATCCCGTATCCTAGGCGTTGCCGAACAGGGCGCCCTCCCACGGATACTG ATATGAACTCTGAGAGCAGAGTAGAGAAGCCACTGCCTACGTATGTGCCTAGAGACGAGCAATTTGAGGAGTCGAAGATGCATGCCTTTACAACCGGGAGGCTGAAGGCTGTCCTTCATAACCTCATACCATCATTGATGGCTAGCATCTCCGCGAATAACAAGGATTTTAAGGGGTTCTCGGACATCGACAGCTTGTACAGCGAAGGCCTTCTCCTCAAACTCGGTCTACACGATGAGATCATGAACAAGATCCCACTGCCTAAAGCTGTTAGCACGATTCAAGAAGGTGGTCTGCTCAAATATAACCTTCCAAAGATTGTATCAA AGGACAAATATGCATGGTTGAGAGATGACGAGTTTGCCCGTCAAGCCATAGCCGGGGTGAACCCTGTTACCATCGAGAGGCTTCAGTCCTATCCCCCAGTGAGTAAGCTCGACCCGGAAATCTATGGACCTCAAGAATCAGCTCTCAAAGAAGAACACATTGCTGGACAGTTGAATGGCATGACCATACAAGAG GCTTTGGATGCTAGCAAGCTCTTTATCATTGATTACCACGACATATACTTGCCATTCATCGACAAAATCAATGCCCTTGATGGCCGCAAAACATATGCAACGCGGACTGTTTTCTTCTTGACAGATGCTGGAACCCTCAAGCCCATAGCTATAGAGCTCAGCCTCGAACCAAGCTCCCTGAGGCCAAAGCGTGTTGTCACGCCGCCAGTGGACGCCACCAGTTATTGGATGTGGCAGCTGGCGAAATCCCATGTTTGCTCTAATGATGCCGGGGTTCATCAGCTTGTCAACCATTG GCTACGAACGCACGCAGCGTTGGAGCCATTCATCTTGGCAGCTCATAGGCAGATGAGCGCAATGCACCCGATTTTCAAGCTCTTGGATCCTCACATGAGGTATACGTTGGAGATCAACGGGCTGGCTCGTCAGAGCTTGCTCAGCATGGACGGTGTGATCGAGTCTTGCTTCACCCCCGGCCGTTACTGTATGGAAATTAGTGCGGCTGCCTACTCGAGCGTCTGGCGCTTCGATCAAGAAAGCCTCCCTGCAGATCTCATCAGAAG AGGAATGGCCGTGCCGGACCCCACGCAGCCGCACGGGCTTAAACTGGTCATCGAAGACTATCCATATGCGTCGGATGGGCTGATGATATGGGCCGCTATCGAGAATTGGGTCCGAAATTACGTGAATCATTATTACCCGGACTCAGCCCAAGTCTGCAACGACAAGGAGCTGCAGGCTTGGTACGCCGAGTCCATCAATGTGGGCCATGCCGATCTGCGTCACGAGGACTGGTGGCCCACATTAGCCAATCCCGAGGACTTGATTTCGATTCTCACGACCTTAATATGGCTCGCGTCAGCCCAACATGCGGCCCTAAACTTCGGCCAATACCCTTACGGCGGGTACGTCCCGAACCGGCCGCCGCTCATGCGTCGGCTCATCCCCGAGGAGAACGACCCGGAGTACGCGGTTTTCCTCTCGGACCCGCAAAAGTACTTCTTTTGCGCGCTCCCTAGCTTGCTACAAGCTACAAAGTTCATGGCGGTGGTCGACACTCTGTCGACTCACTCGCCCGATGAGGAGTACCTCGGCGAGAGGCAGCACCAGTCCATCTGGTCATGTGATGCCGAGGTTATCGAGGCCTTCTATGAGTTCTCGGCCGAGATAGGGCGGATTGAGAAGGAAATCAAGAAGCGGAATTCGAACCCCGGTCTCCGGAACCGGTGCGGCGCCGGAGTCTTGCCGTATGAGCTACTTGTGCCAAGTTCGGAACCGGGTGTGACATGTAGAGGTGTACCTAATAGTGTGTCCATTTAA